The following are encoded together in the Leuconostoc mesenteroides subsp. mesenteroides ATCC 8293 genome:
- a CDS encoding MFS transporter encodes MTNHLKRTYVSLMLSPFFSQIGSAIYVLGLNWLIVKSTGTTQLLGIIEGIGGFAFLIGDLLVGLLVDQHNRKYVLIWTDIIATLVCVVSSFLINNNTPQIWLLILITFILNLMLALNYPAAKSIVPEVINGNYLQKFNALSNTFFGLANIIAPVIGGVLLAINGIDFSEFILINAASYFIALFFNLLITYQPTPSVKNHQSESFLISTISGFKYVLEHKKLLLYMTSMGIFNFVCAGFLLTTPYISSHYFSKITSSYSLFLICAAVGGLVGGLWLTVQKQKISSNRIFAEQICYGIILILGSLKFSIYSWIIIALVYGLIQSRFFGSMITFIQEETDISFLGRIFGLTFLFFDGIQPVGSFIFGFFVSTWGSWTYSVLGSLTLSLFGLIYFFNRKTFE; translated from the coding sequence ATGACAAATCATTTGAAAAGAACCTACGTTTCATTAATGTTAAGCCCATTTTTTTCACAAATCGGCTCAGCTATATATGTTTTAGGGCTAAACTGGCTAATAGTAAAATCTACTGGCACTACGCAACTACTGGGTATCATCGAGGGAATTGGTGGCTTTGCGTTCTTGATCGGCGATTTATTAGTCGGTTTACTAGTAGATCAACACAATCGAAAATATGTTTTAATATGGACTGATATTATTGCTACTTTGGTTTGTGTCGTCAGTAGTTTTCTAATTAATAATAACACTCCCCAAATATGGCTTTTAATTTTGATTACTTTTATACTAAATTTAATGCTGGCCCTGAACTATCCAGCCGCTAAATCAATTGTACCTGAAGTAATCAACGGGAATTATTTGCAAAAATTCAACGCACTTTCAAATACATTCTTTGGTCTTGCAAATATTATCGCCCCAGTTATTGGTGGCGTTTTATTGGCAATAAATGGCATTGATTTTAGTGAATTTATTTTAATTAATGCTGCTTCATATTTTATAGCACTATTTTTTAATTTATTAATAACTTACCAGCCAACACCATCAGTTAAGAACCATCAATCTGAATCTTTTTTAATAAGTACCATTAGCGGGTTCAAATATGTGCTCGAACACAAAAAATTACTTCTATATATGACTTCCATGGGTATTTTTAACTTTGTGTGCGCTGGCTTCCTACTCACCACACCTTATATAAGTAGCCACTACTTTTCCAAAATCACTTCTAGTTATAGTTTGTTTTTGATCTGTGCAGCTGTCGGTGGTCTGGTAGGCGGTCTGTGGTTAACAGTACAAAAACAAAAAATTTCTTCAAATCGTATTTTTGCTGAACAAATCTGTTATGGTATTATTCTTATTCTAGGTAGCCTAAAATTTTCGATATATAGTTGGATTATCATTGCACTAGTATATGGTTTGATACAATCACGTTTCTTTGGCAGTATGATTACTTTTATTCAAGAAGAAACGGACATCTCATTTTTGGGAAGAATTTTTGGACTTACATTTCTATTTTTTGATGGCATTCAACCGGTAGGTTCATTTATTTTTGGCTT
- a CDS encoding type 1 glutamine amidotransferase domain-containing protein: protein MSKKVAVLVTDLVEDIEFTDPVKALKESGASVTTISFSTEAVTGKHGTKIDIDKSIGDVAPSDFDALFIPGGFSPDQLRADERFVNFTKHFLATNKSLFSICHGPQLMIPTGLVLGRTMTAYRTVQPDLYYAGARIENKPVVIDGNLITSREPKDIPSFNEAIIDALN, encoded by the coding sequence ATGAGTAAAAAAGTTGCTGTTCTCGTAACCGACTTAGTCGAAGATATTGAATTCACTGACCCCGTCAAAGCACTAAAAGAAAGTGGTGCCTCAGTTACAACAATCAGTTTTAGTACTGAAGCTGTTACAGGAAAACATGGCACCAAAATTGACATTGATAAATCAATCGGCGATGTAGCGCCATCTGATTTTGACGCATTGTTCATTCCCGGGGGCTTTTCTCCAGATCAGTTGCGAGCCGATGAACGCTTTGTTAATTTTACAAAACATTTCTTGGCAACCAATAAGTCATTATTTAGTATTTGCCACGGTCCACAATTGATGATTCCTACTGGCTTAGTATTGGGTCGAACCATGACAGCATATCGAACAGTACAACCAGATCTTTATTACGCCGGTGCCCGTATAGAGAATAAGCCAGTGGTTATTGATGGTAATCTCATCACTAGCCGAGAACCAAAAGACATTCCATCATTTAATGAAGCTATAATTGATGCTTTAAATTAG
- a CDS encoding pyridoxamine 5'-phosphate oxidase family protein — translation MALLSEEMKKMIDQQLPFLATTGGDGSPQVGPKGSTRVYDDEHLIYYEHTFKQAYANLQQNGYAAVAVVDSNVEKGFRFEGTAVIHEDDDFANDILAKTSIFDRFPRAAVVLIRIDRIYKLDNTLEAGDRIA, via the coding sequence ATGGCATTATTATCTGAAGAAATGAAAAAAATGATTGACCAACAGCTACCATTTTTAGCGACTACCGGAGGAGATGGATCGCCACAAGTCGGTCCTAAAGGATCAACTCGTGTGTATGATGATGAACATCTGATTTACTATGAACATACATTCAAACAAGCTTATGCAAATTTACAACAAAATGGTTATGCGGCAGTTGCAGTTGTGGATTCTAATGTAGAGAAAGGGTTCCGCTTTGAAGGAACGGCCGTTATTCATGAAGATGATGACTTTGCTAATGACATTTTAGCCAAAACAAGCATATTTGATCGTTTTCCAAGGGCGGCCGTCGTCTTGATAAGGATTGATCGCATCTATAAATTGGATAATACTCTGGAAGCTGGAGATCGCATTGCCTAA
- a CDS encoding pyridoxal phosphate-dependent aminotransferase, producing MPNSQENMEKENVMTKPINHQVIKTEASGIRLVLDLVKKPADQMIELTVGEIDLPTPAATKEAGKQAISNNVTKYTENMGFLSLRRVISDYIKKFYEVSYSPESEILVTVGASQGIDLTVRALIDAGDEVLLIGPAYPAYIQAVVLAGAIPVVVDTRSTHFRLSPEQLGSAISSKTKLVILNYPNNPTGIVLSKEELSSLASVIQQNDLYVLTDDVYQRLTYDQDCAPSIASASLMKERTIIVNGLSKSHSMTGWRIGYLAGPKVLIQEIYKIQQANVGCASSISQMAALTALTTDIEAPKTYIRVFRKRRDYVLQRLDEMSLNYTKPDGAFYVFIDVKAFGMSSWDFVAFTINESDLVLVHGSAFTEAGEGYVRLSFANEMQVLVEAMNRLEKTVDVLTTKKSAHLS from the coding sequence TTGCCTAATAGTCAAGAGAATATGGAAAAGGAAAATGTCATGACAAAGCCTATTAACCATCAAGTGATCAAAACAGAAGCCTCAGGAATTCGTCTTGTCTTGGACTTAGTAAAGAAACCTGCTGACCAAATGATTGAATTAACGGTTGGCGAAATCGATTTACCTACGCCCGCAGCAACTAAAGAAGCAGGTAAGCAAGCAATTAGTAATAACGTGACAAAGTATACCGAGAATATGGGATTCCTGTCGCTTAGAAGAGTGATATCTGATTACATTAAAAAGTTTTATGAAGTAAGTTATTCCCCAGAAAGCGAGATACTTGTGACTGTTGGTGCCAGTCAAGGTATTGACCTCACGGTTCGTGCGCTCATTGACGCCGGTGACGAAGTCCTTCTAATTGGGCCTGCCTATCCAGCTTATATACAAGCAGTAGTTCTAGCTGGGGCAATTCCTGTCGTGGTTGATACTCGTTCTACTCATTTTAGGTTATCTCCAGAGCAACTTGGGTCAGCAATTTCAAGCAAAACAAAATTAGTTATTTTGAACTACCCAAACAATCCAACAGGTATTGTGTTGTCGAAAGAAGAATTGAGTTCACTAGCGTCAGTTATTCAACAAAACGATTTATATGTGCTGACAGATGATGTTTATCAAAGACTAACATATGATCAAGATTGTGCGCCATCAATTGCCAGCGCATCATTAATGAAAGAGAGAACAATAATAGTCAACGGTTTGTCGAAATCGCACAGCATGACAGGCTGGCGTATCGGCTATTTAGCTGGTCCTAAAGTACTAATTCAAGAAATCTATAAAATACAGCAAGCTAATGTTGGTTGTGCATCAAGCATCTCACAAATGGCTGCGCTAACAGCTTTAACCACCGATATTGAAGCACCAAAAACATATATTAGGGTGTTTAGAAAGCGTAGAGACTATGTTTTGCAGCGCTTAGATGAAATGTCCTTAAACTATACTAAACCTGATGGTGCTTTTTATGTGTTTATCGATGTAAAAGCATTTGGCATGTCGTCTTGGGATTTTGTTGCATTCACAATCAACGAATCTGATCTTGTTTTAGTACACGGTTCTGCTTTTACGGAGGCCGGTGAAGGATACGTGCGGCTATCTTTTGCAAATGAAATGCAAGTACTCGTTGAAGCGATGAATCGTTTAGAGAAAACGGTAGATGTTTTAACGACAAAAAAATCCGCTCATTTAAGTTGA
- a CDS encoding glucose 1-dehydrogenase, whose amino-acid sequence MDSLSNLFDLTGRVAIVTGGASGLGKYYSQALLDAGADVFIVSRSERGWPELTQFAENRNRKVRFMSIDITESGAAEKIVKNCVTIFGQLDILVNNAGIQIRNNVLDYKDEDWRKVIDINLNALYFLSHEAAKFMTKQKSGKIINIGSMQSFRAGKFIFPYAASKHAVVGLTKAYADALAPYGVQVNALAPGYIDTEMTKALQNDPERNTEILNHIPAGHWAKPSELMGTVIYLASDASNYVNGATIPVDGGYLLR is encoded by the coding sequence ATGGATAGTCTATCTAATTTATTTGATCTTACAGGTCGAGTTGCGATAGTTACGGGTGGTGCTTCAGGATTGGGAAAATATTATTCTCAAGCTCTATTAGATGCAGGAGCTGATGTTTTTATAGTTAGCAGAAGTGAAAGAGGCTGGCCAGAGTTAACGCAGTTTGCTGAAAATCGTAATCGAAAAGTGCGATTTATGAGCATCGACATAACTGAAAGTGGCGCGGCAGAAAAAATTGTCAAAAATTGTGTTACAATTTTTGGTCAATTAGATATTTTAGTTAACAACGCTGGTATCCAGATTAGAAATAACGTGCTGGATTATAAGGATGAGGATTGGCGTAAAGTTATTGATATCAACCTAAACGCATTATACTTTTTGTCACATGAAGCCGCAAAATTCATGACAAAACAAAAATCTGGGAAAATAATTAATATTGGATCAATGCAATCGTTTCGAGCTGGAAAGTTTATTTTTCCTTACGCTGCAAGTAAACATGCAGTAGTCGGACTAACAAAAGCTTATGCAGATGCTTTAGCGCCCTATGGGGTTCAAGTCAATGCGCTGGCTCCCGGATATATTGATACTGAAATGACAAAGGCTCTCCAAAATGATCCAGAAAGAAATACCGAAATTCTAAACCACATTCCGGCAGGACATTGGGCAAAGCCATCGGAATTAATGGGTACGGTTATTTATTTAGCTAGTGATGCTTCAAATTATGTGAATGGCGCAACAATCCCTGTTGATGGCGGCTATTTACTAAGGTAA
- a CDS encoding gluconate:H+ symporter, translating to MPLLTVLIGVILLVFLITKFKLNTFLSLVITAFVVGLILGIPVSDISTSIETGIGGQLGHLAIIFGFGSMLGKLISDAGGGFRIAHQLIATFGKKRIQIAVIITSFIIGLALFFEVGLVVLLPIIFVIAREVNMPLLYLGIPMAATLNVAHGFLPPHPAPTAVSQVLNAPLGHVLLIGILVSIPTIIISGPVFNYFLHRVYPQVYKKDINISVLGEYKEFELKDTPKFGISVLTALLPVILISIATILSFVLPAKSVIYQIVTFIGAPDVAMLISLIVAIFTMGIFRGLNIKEIGDAMSESVKQIAMMLLIIGGGGAFKQVLVDGGVSKYIGDLFGQTNLSPILVAWLIAALLRVSLGSSTVASITAASLVTSVVSNSSVSPVLVVLAIGAGSIFADHVNDAGFWMIKEYFGLTLKETFLSWTTLTSVISVSGLLSILLVSCFM from the coding sequence ATGCCATTGTTAACAGTTTTGATTGGTGTCATTTTACTCGTATTCTTGATTACTAAATTTAAGTTGAACACTTTTTTATCGTTAGTCATTACAGCGTTTGTTGTCGGCTTAATTTTAGGTATTCCAGTTTCTGATATTTCAACAAGTATTGAGACAGGAATAGGTGGTCAGTTAGGCCACTTAGCGATTATATTTGGATTTGGATCGATGCTTGGAAAGTTAATTTCCGACGCAGGTGGTGGCTTTCGAATTGCGCACCAGCTCATTGCGACTTTTGGAAAAAAACGCATTCAAATTGCTGTTATTATTACGTCGTTTATTATTGGTTTAGCTTTGTTTTTTGAAGTTGGATTAGTCGTGTTATTGCCAATTATCTTCGTCATTGCACGTGAAGTAAATATGCCTCTTTTGTACCTTGGTATTCCAATGGCTGCGACATTAAATGTTGCACACGGTTTCTTACCACCGCATCCTGCACCGACTGCTGTATCACAGGTGTTGAATGCGCCTTTGGGGCACGTTTTACTGATTGGTATTTTAGTGTCAATTCCCACGATCATTATTTCTGGTCCGGTGTTCAACTATTTTTTGCATCGAGTATATCCGCAAGTTTATAAAAAAGATATTAATATTTCTGTTTTAGGTGAGTACAAAGAATTCGAGTTGAAAGATACACCAAAGTTTGGTATTAGTGTTTTGACAGCATTATTACCAGTAATATTGATTAGTATTGCAACCATCTTATCATTTGTTTTGCCAGCTAAGTCAGTTATTTATCAAATCGTCACATTTATCGGTGCACCTGATGTAGCTATGCTCATATCATTAATTGTTGCGATTTTCACCATGGGTATTTTCCGTGGATTGAATATCAAAGAAATTGGTGACGCAATGTCTGAATCGGTTAAACAAATTGCTATGATGTTGTTAATCATTGGTGGTGGTGGTGCCTTCAAACAAGTATTAGTTGATGGTGGTGTTTCTAAGTATATTGGCGATTTATTCGGACAAACTAATTTGTCCCCAATTCTTGTTGCTTGGTTAATCGCTGCTTTACTTCGCGTCAGCCTAGGATCATCTACTGTTGCTTCGATAACAGCAGCCAGTTTAGTTACTTCAGTTGTGTCCAACTCAAGTGTGAGTCCTGTATTAGTAGTTTTGGCAATTGGTGCTGGAAGTATATTTGCTGATCATGTTAATGATGCTGGATTCTGGATGATAAAAGAATATTTTGGTTTAACATTGAAAGAAACGTTCTTATCTTGGACGACATTAACCAGTGTCATCTCCGTTTCGGGTCTGTTATCGATTCTACTCGTGTCATGTTTTATGTAG